One window of Metopolophium dirhodum isolate CAU chromosome 3, ASM1992520v1, whole genome shotgun sequence genomic DNA carries:
- the LOC132940526 gene encoding death-associated protein kinase related-like has protein sequence MKEVVSVNPSPPPQPQLIRAKQPGYLDLTAEQIDRLISKDPIDKVYDVESEPFARGKYATVRRCQDKQTGKQYAAKFLRKRRRNADLRPEILHEVAVLEACTYNSRIVNLYKVFETSTEMILLLELAPGGELQMVLDRDEVPSEPEVARLMRQILDGLHYLHTINVAHLDIKPQNLVLTADFPNCDVKLCDFGISRYLSEGADVREILGTPDYVAPEVLNYEPIDVQTDMWSIGVLLYVLLTGCSPFGGDTKQETFCNISQCKLDFPEDLFQDISEDAIDLMKKLMVKNPRDRLTAKDCLEHGWFHRTLTMTTLTCTTPSRIFSGQDGGGGSSSSNASDSSICAIVTNALSDVVDRVTAATTTPVTTAVKHHHQQQQPPHHQHQQQQKKFAALAKSCDNSPVPAMSASRRKSFKDNMESLVRRLDRELADSCEFMVSGSNPSPPPTTTTVPTTSCRTLSRANGTQTMPVGGLARVDGRDMVPFTFRRVYVVDEPSPPPSPSSQLLHHPEYHHRPRAPSTSSTPNSSSADTSSVSDCSSDTVSEFSIDSSSDRSSIISLEDSLDHPSSSSSSSSSSSSSSSWCRSSSADLLQQTRRLGKMSASCFNVWDTSGGDRRKWPKECSGAVARAMSQFANGCGDCRPAARLRVFDDKTGGGVTNAAGPRDNRCVGLELMRERNGNVVVIREIKANGGSGRYARCSELKCETVQSRIRKLQVHRAGPAARPVLDKSSSSTSSPLSSSDLF, from the exons GGGCAAATATGCGACGGTCAGGAGGTGTCAAGACAAACAGACCGGTAAACAATATGCGGCAAAGTTCCTGCGAAAACGTCGGCGGAACGCCGACCTGCGACCCGAAATCCTACACGAGGTGGCCGTGCTGGAAGCGTGCACATACAACAGCCGCATCGTCAACCTGTACAAAGTGTTCGAAACCAGTACCGAAATGATATTGTTACTAGAACT AGCGCCTGGTGGTGAGCTACAAATGGTCCTGGATAGGGACGAAGTACCGTCTGAACCAGAGGTGGCCCGACTCATGCGACAGATACTCGACGGGTTGCACTACTTGCACACTATAAACGTCGCGCATCTAGACATCAAG CCACAAAACCTTGTATTAACTGCCGACTTCCCAAACTGTGATGTAAAACTATGCGACTTTGGCATATCCAGGTACCTCAGCGAAGGGGCCGACGTGCGAGAAATACTTGGCACACCCGACTACGTGGCCCCCGAAGTGCTAAACTACGAACCGATCGACGTGCAAACCGATATGTG GTCCATTGGAGTCCTATTGTACGTACTGTTGACCGGATGCTCGCCGTTTGGCGGCGACACCAAACAGGAAACGTTCTGCAATATATCACAATGCAAACTCGATTTTCCTGAAGATCTATTTCAGGATATATCTGAGGATGCTATTGATCTCATGAAGAAGCTGATGGTGAAAAACCCCAG GGATCGCCTCACTGCCAAGGACTGCTTGGAACACGGTTGGTTTCACAGAACGCTGACGATGACAACGTTGACGTGTACGACGCCTTCGAGGATATTCAGTGGAcaggacggcggcggcggcagcagcagcagcaacgcGTCCGATTCGTCGATCTGCGCAATAGTGACCAACGCTTTGTCAGACGTCGTGGATCGCGTCACTGCCGCCACCACCACCCCCGTGACGACTGCCGTCAAGCACCAccaccaacaacaacaaccacCACATCACCAACACCAACAACAACAGAAAAAGTTTGCCGCCCTGGCCAAGAGCTGCGACAACTCGCCTGTGCCGGCGATGAGCGCGTCTCGGCGCAAGTCTTTCAAGGACAACATGGAGTCACTGGTCAGGCGGTTGGACCGTGAACTGGCTGACAGCTGCGAATTTATGGTCAGTGGATCAAATCCATCGCCTCCACCTACCACCACCACCGTCCCCACCACATCGTGCCGGACTCTGAGCCGTGCCAACGGCACGCAGACCATGCCCGTCGGAGGACTGGCGCGTGTCGATGGCCGTGACATGGTGCCGTTTACGTTCCGCAGGGTTTACGTGGTGGACGaaccatcgccgccgccgtcaccgtCATCTCAGCTACTTCACCACCCGGAATACCACCACCGGCCGCGGGCACCGTCAACGTCGTCGACTCCGAACAGCAGCAGCGCTGACACCTCGTCGGTGAGCGACTGCAGCAGCGACACCGTCAGCGAGTTCTCAATCGATTCGAGCAGCGACCGGTCCAGCATCATATCGCTGGAAGACTCGCTGGACCATCCGTCATCCTCATCATCCTCATCCTCCTCGTCTTCCTCTTCGTCGTCGTGGTGCCGTTCGTCGTCCGCCGACCTGTTGCAGCAAACCCGGAGGCTGGGAAAAATGTCCGCGTCGTGTTTCAACGTCTGGGACACTTCCGGTGGAGATCGTAGAAAATGGCCGAAGGAGTGCAGCGGCGCTGTGGCCCGGGCCATGTCGCAATTCGCCAACGGGTGCGGTGACTGCCGACCGGCCGCCCGACTCCGGGTGTTCGACGACAAGACCGGTGGCGGTGTGACGAACGCGGCCGGACCACGGGACAACCGGTGCGTAGGCCTGGAACTGATGCGCGAGCGCAACGGCAACGTGGTGGTGATACGCGAGATCAAGGCCAACGGCGGCAGCGGCCGATACGCCCGGTGCAGCGAGCTCAAGTGCGAAACGGTGCAGTCGCGGATACGCAAACTCCAGGTGCATCGCGCCGGACCCGCCGCCCGACCGGTGCTGGAcaagtcgtcgtcgtcgacgtcgTCGCCACTGTCGTCGTCGGACCTGTTCTGA